The window TTCTTGAAAAGCATCCAAATCATCTTTGTTCATAACGCTTAGACCTGAAGCATCAGAAAGTTGATCACCTGCGAAAAGAAAATCCTGTACTCAGGGTGTTACCCTGAGCTTGATATATAGAACCCTTCAGGACCTCCCCCTGCCCTAACGAGGCTATATTAAAGCCAACCAGAGCTAACACCCCAAGTAAAGTTCCCGGTATTCCTCCCCCGCAGAAGAATCACTACCCCGAAAGAATATTGCTAATATAATTTTTTTAACCTTGCTTTTACAAGTACCATTTTTTATACTACAGATATAAAGGACTAAAAGTACAAAAAAGAACATGGTAAACATGTTACTCAGACTGGCTGTTATCAATGGAGGGACCCGGTAATGACTGCAAACAAACAAAAAATATACGCCTTCGAAAGAGCTATTGAATTAATAGAGATATCAGCAAATAACAATCCACTTTTGGCGTCCGACGAGACCTATCAAGCTCTTTATAATGCATATGAAAAACTCACCGAGATCTTTATGACCTCTGATGAGAGAAGAACAAATACCTTTTTAGCTCTGCAACTCGGATAAAGCCGAACTCTGCGCTCCCCCCTTGCTCATCATATCATTTTAGCTTAGCATATCAACGGGCTGGTTTTCATACCTCGCCCGTTTTTTTTTGCCTTCTCGTTGGGGTGGTGATTTTCCCCCTCCCATTCTACCGCTGCCTCCATGCTTCCTCAATGCTTCCTCCATGCCGTATAACATGGCCCTGACAATCTGCGCAGGCAGTTGACATGTCCTTGTTCCTCACGATGCCATGTTATATACTTCTTTTAATACCCATCGGTATCAACACAAGATTGTCCCTGCTGTGCAAGATCATTTTCGCCAATAATTGATTGCTCTCTGGAAGCAAGGTAAATTGCACGGCTCGTTGATATGATGTCTCCAAGGTGGATCTTCTCGCAAGAGACCAGCCACATCGACTCCACTGCCCAAACTAAAAAAAGGAAAGTACTATGGAAATAATAAAAATAACAATGCAGCAGCTCATTCTGCTTCTGCTCTTCTTCTCCTTGTCCTTCGCTGATGTCTGGATGGGCAACTTGAAACTCTATGATGCAGAGGTCTGGCCGGAAGGCCGTGCTGGTAACTACGGCACCGTAAAATACTTTCTGGATGAGGATAAGGGAGAGCAAGTCAACCTGAAGGTCTCTGTCGAGGTATACAGTGAAGGGGCACCACCGGATAGGGTGGAGGTGGAAGCATACACCAATCTCAACCGCCGTGATTTTACAAAAATCTTTGAGTCAATCAATGAGGCGAACCAACCGGATAGCTACTGGGTTACCAAACCTATGCAGCTGGCGAAAAAAAGCGGCAATAATTATGTATACCGCACAGAATTTGCTGTGAATAAGACCGGTGTATACCGCCTGACCACCCGCTTTCGCATCAATCATGGCCCCTGGCAATGGAGCAGACAGTTTGATGGTCAACGCGATGCAGCGATAGTGGTCTCTCCTCGTAAAGTCCTGGGTCTGACCCTGTACGAGGTCAATCCCCTGGTGATTGAGGCCTTTCCCGGTAATATACAACAGAACCGCAGCACCTTTGAAGATTTCACGGACCATGAGAATGACACCTTTGACCCCTTCAACCTGAGCAAGTTGCGCAAAGGTATGGGCTTCAATACCCTATGGATCATGCCCATCATGCCAGTGACCAAGGAGCGCTATAACCCGGAGCTGAACAGATGGGTGCGGAATGAGTCACCGGGGAGCCCCTATGCCACACGCAATTATTATGCAATCAACGGTAATCTGGTTTCCTCAGGCGATGAACTGGAAGCAAAAAGAGAGTTTCAGTATCTGGTCCAGCAAGCCGATGAGCTTGACCTGAACATCTTCATTGATATGGCCTTTAATCATTCTGGTCGCGATGTCTGTTTTGGTCGGGGTGGTGTGGAGCTGGGATTCAGCAGGAGTGCAAGTGCGCTCATTAGGTATGAACGACCGGCCTGGGCCACAAGCAAACGCAATTACCGGGAACATGCATCCTCCATGAGTGATCTGGCTCTTTTTGCCCCGGCGGAGCGGCTGGGAGAGCATAGATGGTATGATGCTGGCTTTGACTGGTATTTCGGTGATTACTCTGCGCTCGGCCCGAAATCCTATATAGGCGATGTGTCTCGGGGAGGAGCGCAGGATGAGCGCGACCTGATGTACACAGATTTGAACCCGGCAGGCGGTTATGACAGCGAGGTTGTCAATGTCTGGAACTATTTCGCCTACGTTCTGCCTTACTGGCTCAAGTGGACCAATAACGGCCTGGATGGCATCCGTGCCGATTTTGCCCAAGGGCTGCCTTCTCAGGCATGGGAGTACATCATCAACAAAACTCGGCAGGTAAAATGGGACTTTGTCTTCTTTGCCGAGGTGCTTGATCCTGATCAGGTCCTGTACCGAACCAACCGCCTCTTTGATGTCATCACCACGGTGGATCATTATCTATACCGCAGCGACACCACAAGCATGTCTGTCCTGGCAGCGAGCCTGGAAAAAGAAGCAGGCATGTTCGGTTATAATGCTGCCGTGCTCCACAACGGCACCAGTCATGATGAGCAGGGCAACGGCAACCCCTGGTTGATGGCTGCTCGCTATGCTGTGACCACAGCCAGTTATGGCGTGCCGATGGTGTTCATGAGCCAACCTCTGGGCATCCCATACAAGATTGATTTCCAGTCCAGCTGGCAGAACATCAAAGAGTGGTGGGACAAAGAAAACCCAAAGTTGGTAGCCTTCTACAAACGGCTCAATGAAGTTCGTGCCGCTCATCCGGCTCTGCGCAGCACAAAACGTATATTCCTGCGTAAAAAGAACGGAACAGGCTTTAATGATGATATATTTTCCGTGGCCCGCTGGGACGAGAATGAGGTTATCCTCGTGTTCATCAACCTGCGTAATCATATGGTGAACGCGGAGACCTTTGTGGTTCCACCCAACCTGCCTTTGCATGGACAGTATCAGGCCGTTAATCTGGTGGCTGATGATCCGGATGCCCCGCTCTGGCCCCAGCCACAATCAGCTGATGCCCTGCGCGAGAACGGTATCTTTGTTCAGTTCCGTTATCCCAACGAGGTGCAGTATCTGGCCTTGCGTAAGGTGGATTGAGCGGCCAACGGGCGGGGGTCGGATATTCTCTCCCCTGCCCCCCTTTCAGTTGACATCCCTGCGCCTTGCTTTTAAGCTGGCCAGCGTACCCCGCCCTGATCGGGAAGCCGAATAACCCCAGCCAGCAAGAGAGCAACAGAGCCCATGTCCTATATCGCCGACCTCCACATCCACTCCCGTTACTCCCGTGCCACCAGCAAAGCCAGTAACCTGCATGGCCTTGCGGCCTGGGCCGCCATCAAGGGCATTGATGTTGTTGCCACTGGCGACTTCACCCATCCGGGCTGGTTTGCCCATCTGGCCGACAACCTGGAACCAGCAGAGCCCGGCCTCTTCCGCCTTAAAGAGCAGCCTGATTATGCGGAACTGGCCCCGATCCTGCCGCCGGGTATGCAGCCGGACTGCTCACAGATTCGCTTTCTCCTCAGCGCGGAGATCAGCTCCATCTATAAGCGGGGCGGCAAGGTGCGCAAGATCCATAACCTGCTCTATGTCCCGGACCTGGACGCGGCCCGGCGGATCAACAGCAAGCTGGCCGGGATCGGCAACCTGGAGTCGGACGGACGGCCCATCCTTGGCCTGGACTCCAAAATCCTGCTGGAGATCCTGCTGGACCAGGCCCCGGAAGGCTTTCTGGTACCCGCCCATATCTGGACGCCCTGGTTTTCCCTGTTCGGGTCCAAGTCCGGCTTTGACAGCATTGAGGAATGCTTTGACGACCTGAGCAGCGAGATCTTTGCCCTGGAGACCGGCCTCTCCTCAGACCCGGAGATGAACCGCCATATCTCGGCCCTGGATCGCTTTTCCCTTATCTCCAACTCCGACTGCCACTCTCCTTCTAAGCTGGGTCGCGAGGTCAATATCTTTGCTGCTGAACTGAGCTTCCCCGCCCTGAAAGAGGCACTGCGCAATCCGGTTGATGCGGAGGGACAGCAACGTTTCCAGGCCACGGTGGAATTCTATCCGGAGGAGGGTAAGTACCATTGCGACGGCCACCGTAAATGCGGGGTCTGCCTGGAACCGGCCCAGACCGTGGAGGCCGAGGGTATCTGCCCGCAATGCGGCAGGCCCATGACCATCGGCGTACTCTACCGGGTCATGGAGCTGGCTGATCGGGACAAGCCGCAATGGCCCCAGGGTTCCCCGGCAGTGCATAGCCTGATCCCGCTGGCCGAGGTGCTGGGCGAGCTGTTCAGCTGCGGGCCAGCAACCAAGAAGGTGGGCACGGTCTACGGCAAGCTGATCACGACCTTTGGTTCTGAGTTCACCATCCTGCTGGACACGCCCATAGGGGAGCTGAACACGGCCTCGCCCCTGCTGGGCACAGCAATCCAGCGAGTGCGGGAGAACAAGGTCATTCGCAAGCCCGGCTTTGATGGCGAGTTCGGGGTGATCCGGGTCTTTGCCGAGGACGAGCAGGAACAGTTGGCAGGTCAGCTCAACCTCTTTGGCATGACCCCGGCCAGGACCCGAAGGAAGAAGAAGGCAAACAGGACAGTGATCAGCAGAAAGAAAAGCCTGGTCAGTCCCATGCAGGCCAAGAGGGCACTGAACCCGGAGCAGCAAGCTGCCGTGGACAGTGAGGCCCAGCGCATCATTGTTCAGGCCGGACCGGGCACGGGCAAGACCCACACCTTGGTGCAACGTGTTCTCCGCCTGCTGGAAGCCGGCCAGAGCGCTATCACCGTGATCACCTTTACCAATAAGGCCGCAGAAGAGCTGCGCCAGCGGCTTGCGGCTGTCAGGGAAGGGGCAGAGCAGGCCGTGCGAGTGGATACCTTTCACGGTTTCTGCCTCCATTGGTTGCGCCGCCATGATCCTGCCCTGCAACTGGCTGGCCCGGAGATGCGGGCCTGGGTCTTCCGCAGGCAGTATCCCCAGTTCAGCGAGCGGGAGCGCAGACAGCTCCGGCAGGAGGCGGGCCTCTTCCTGGCTGAACAGGCGGCCCTGCCGGAACCCGGCGCTTGCCCCCTGCCCTTGCAGGCCTATTTCCAGTATCTCCGCGAACACACCCTGCTGGACCTGGACGAGATTGTGCCTGCCTGTACTGCCCTGCTCCAGACTGATGCAGGCTTTGCTGAAGAGCTGCGCCAGGCCACGGCCCACCTGCTGGTGGATGAGTTCCAGGACCTTAATGCGGCCCAGTATGAGTTGGTGCGCCTGCTGGCCGAGACCGCCACCGTCTTTGCCATTGGCGACCCGGACCAGGCCATCTACGGCTTTCGTGGCTCCCGACCTGCCTGGTTCCACCGCTTTATCGCGGAGCAGGAACCCGAGTTCCACCAGCTGACAACCAACTACCGGAGTGGGGCCAATATCCTCCGGGCAGCAGTTGCCGTGATTGCAGGCAACCATGAAGAGGATACTGTAGGGGCGACCCCCTGTATTCGCCCTTGCCCACCGGACAGGCACAGGGGCCTGTCCCTACTACAACATATACTGACAACAGGCATCATCTTCCGCGCCCTTGCGCCCAGTGCCAGGGCAGAGGCCAGCTATATTGCCGGGCAGGTCCAGCAGCTCCTGGGAGGCACCTCCCACCGGGAGATCGACCGCCTCATTGATGGGCCGGGGACCGGGGGAAGCCTGGCCCTCTCGGACATAGCCGTCCTGTACCGCACCTCTGCCCAGGCCGGGGTCATTGCCCAGGCCCTAGCCGAACGCGGCATTCCCTGTCAGGTGGTGGATATGCAGCCCTTCTACCTGCGCGGTGAGCTCAAGCCCATTGCCTACTGGTGCCTGTTGGCCGGGGGCCGGATTGATGCAGCAGAGCTGCTCTTCCTCCTTGGGCAGGAAAAGGGGATCGGGGCCAGGGGGCTGGCTGCTGCTGAGGCCGTACTCTCTGAGCACCCGGACAAGGAACCGCTGCCCGCCCTTGCTGATGCGGTCAATGCCGGCAATGCAGACCTGCCCAAGCCGGTGCAGCAGAGCATCAAGGCAATGGAAAAACTTGCTGCCCTGCTGGCCGAGCAGGAATCCGTTGCCAAGGCCGTGGACCTACTCTATGCGCAGTACCCGCTGGACTACGAGACAGCAGTATCGGCCTCTGAGCTGGACCAGGAAGCCGCAGAGCTGGTCCGCTTCTACCAGATGGCGGCCTCCTCTCCCTCGCTGGCAGCCTTTGCCCAACATCTGCGCAGGCACCAGGACAGCCTGATCTATGATGACCGGGCTGAGGCCGTGCTGCTCACCACCTTACATGCGGCCAAGGGCCTGGAATTTCGGGCCGTGTTTCTGGTGGGCTGTGAGGAAGGGCTCCTCCCCCTGACGCCCCGCACCGAACTGAGCCCAGAGGCGGAGCAGGAACATCTTGCCGAGGAACGCCGCCTCTTCTTTGTTGGCATGACCCGTGCTGCCGAGGTACTCTATCTCACCGGGGCGAGTGAGCGACCAGGCTTTACCGGGCTTGAGCAACGCATCCCTTCCCGCTTCCTGAACGACATCCCACCAGACCTGCTCAGGAGCCCGCCCTCCCCTGGCAAAAAGAGGAAGAAGCGGGCAGGCAAGCAGTTGAGCCTGTTCTGAAACTTTCCCTTGGGACACCCTACCCTGTTCTGTTATAATCCTGAGCCGTTAATGAGACAGCGCAGCAGACACATTCCCTTCAGAGCATAAGGAGCCCAACACCATGCCTACACCCTTTACCCCTGGTCAGCTGGATAGCCTTTCCCTGGACATCGATATACAACTCAGAGAGCTACAAAGCAGCGACTTCCCTTACGGTGACTTCAAGTCTGATGAAGAACCCGAGGACCTCCCGGAGCGCGCCCCGGAACAATGGCAGGTCATTGCCAAAGTAAGTAAGGAGGACCCGCAGACCTTCTGGCAGCGCTTCAAGCAGGCAGCCTATAGCGACCTCTGCGAGGAGGGCGGTGTACTGAACAAGCAGTGGCTGACATACCGCGACCTGAGCAGCAGGGCCGTGCTGGAGTCCTTTGGGGCCATCCTCGCGGCAATGGGCTTTGCTGGCAATGCCCTGGAGATCCTTGCTGTTGCCCTAGCTGTGATCGTCATGCATCTTGGTTGCACCGCCATCTGTATGGAAGCATGATCCCGTAGGGGCGGTACCTATGTGTCCGCCCAATACCCCACCAGGATGTTCCAGGGCAGACACACAGGTCTGCCCCTACCCCGCACTTACCATCACACTCACCATCACCCTGTCACCGGAGGAACCTCCATGTCCATAGAACTGCAACTGACCTTCACCGATGCTACCCATGTCATGGTCTCCCTGCTCGGAGACAACCCGGACACCTCTCCGCCTGCTGAGTTCATCAATCCCCTGGAAGAAAAAGACCTGAACGAACTCCGCTGGTATCTGGAAGACTACGGGACCAGCTATGCGGCTGAACCGGATGATGTGCGGGCCGTTGCCGTGCAGGAGCAACTGCCTGTCTGGGGAACCGCCCTGTTCGAGGCCGCTCTGGATAACGAGCGCAAGGCGGCCAAGCTCTTTGACCGCTTCCTGGAGAGTGGCGAGGAAGGCCGCGTCCTCAGTATTGCTGCTGATGAGCCAGCCGTGCTCACTCTGCCCTGGGAGCTGCTCCACACGCCGGGTGGCTCCTTTCTTGTCAACGAGAACCCGCCTATCTCCATCCGGCGGGGCCTGCCCGGTGCAGGAGACGCCCGTACCCCGCAGCCCCGTGCGCCCAAGCCCAATCTGCATCTCCTCTTTATCGTCAGCAGACCAGACGGAGCCAGCTTTATTGATCCCCGCCGCGATGCCGATGCCGTGCTCTCGGCCCTGGCAAAGCAGGAGCAGGCACGGGTGGAGGTGGAGTTTCTCCGGCCCCCGACCCTGGATGCCCTGCGCAGGCGATTGCGCGATACCCGACTGCCCACTGTGGACATCATCCACTTTGACGGCCACGGGGTGTTTGGCAAAGACAGCGAGGCGGACCGGGGTGGCAAAGGCGATGATATCAAGGGCGATGGGGCGGCAACGGACAGACAGCAGGGCTGGCTCCTGTTTGAGGACAAGGAGGGCGGTAAAGACCGGGTTGCGGCGGAGAAGTTCGGGCAGCTGCTTCATCAGAACCATGCGGGCCTGGTGGTGCTTTCCGCCTGTCAGTCCGCAGCAATGGACAGCAAAGATCCCATGAGCGGGGTCGCGGCCCGGCTGGTCCATGCGGGCATCCCTGCGGTCATTGCCATGACCCACAGCGTGCTGGTCAGCACGGCGGAACAGCTCTTTGCCGAGTTCTACTCCAGCCTGTTCCAAGGCTGCACAGTGGCCCGCTCCCTGGACGAGGCCCGGCACGACCTCCTCTTTAACCCGGAGCGCGGCATCCGTCTGCGCGGGGCGGGTCTGGCCGAGGAGTTCAAGCTGGACCTGCACGACTGGTTCCTGCCTGCCCTGTATCAGAGCGGTCAGGATATGGCCCTGCTCAGTGCCGAGGTCAGCGAAAGCCCGGAAGCCCGCCCTGCCCTGCTCTCCAATCTGCCTGAGCCGCAGCCCTCCGGCTTTTTCGGGCGCAGCAGGGAGCTGTGGCAGATCGAACGGGCCTTTGCGGTGGAGGACTGCCGTCGTTTCTCCATCACCGGCTTTGGGGGACAAGGCAAGACCGCCTTAGCCCTGGAAGCGGGCCGCTGGCTGCTCCGCACGCACCTGTTCGAGCGGGTCTGCATGATCAGCTATGCGGCCTATCAGGGCAGCGACCCGGTGAGTATGGCGATTGCTACCATGAGCGCGGTCTTTGAGGAGAGCCTGGTGGATGCGGATGCGGCCCGAGCATCGCTGGCACAGACCCCTACCCTGCTGATCCTGGATAACCTGGAGTCCCTGGCTGCTGACAACACCCTGGGCGAGCTGCTGGATGCGGCTCTGCCCTGGTCCGAGGCCGGGGCCAGTCGGGTGCTGCTCACCTCCCGGCAACCGGATTGCAACCATCCCGGCTATCCCCTGGCAGGCGACTACAGGCACCAAACCCTTGCCCTCCAGGGTCTGCAACCGCACGATAGCGTGGACTGGTTTGACAGCCTGCGCCGTCTGCCGCCCAAGACCAGGCTCAAGCGACCCCGCCGCGATGTGCTGATCAACCTGTTCCGCAAGGTGGGCTTTCATCCCCTGTCCATCTCCCTGCTGGCGCAACAGCTCAAGGTACGCGGCCCGGCTGATGTGGGGGAACGACTGGAGGCCCTGCTGGAGGAGCAGCCCGTGAATCAGGCAGACCGCTCCCTGCTCGCCTCCCTGGAGCTGTCCATTGAGCAACTGCCCGCGCAATGCCGGGAATGGCTGCCCAGGTTGGGGGTGTTTCAGGGGGGATGTCTGGAGGAGATGATAGAGCATGTGACCGGCCTCAAGGAAGCTGACTGGCAGGAACTGCGCAACCATCTGCTTATTGCCGGACTGATGCAGGCCGAGCGCGTGGCCGATAGTGATGTGACCTTCCTCCGCTTCCACCCTACCCTGGCCCCGGCCCTGTGGCAGCGGCTGGCTAAGGAGGAGCAGGACAAGCTGCTGCAAGGCTACTGGCAGGCGTATTACGGGCTTTCCAATGAGCTGTACAAGATGGATAGAACCAATCCCCATGCGGCCCGTGCCCTTGCCCGCTGCGAACTGCCCAACCTGCTTCGGGCTGTCCATGTTGCCTTGCAAGCAGGCGAGGCTGAAGAGGGCGTGGACTTTGCTGATAGCGTCAACAAGTTTCTCCGTAACTTCGGCCTGCGGCGGGACGCTGAGGAACTGACTGAGGAGGCAGGCAAGGCAGGCGGTACAGTGGGTTCGCAGGCATGGTTTCTTAGCCAAAGCAATAAGGGCGAGCAGCTTCGCCAGAACGGCCAGCCCAAAGCAGCAGCAGAGGTCTTTGCGGACATCCTGGCTGGACTGGAGAAGACGCCCAGCTATGAACGCTGCCTAACTCTCGGTATGCTGGGTCGCTGCCATAAAGACCAGGGACAGCCTGCTCAAGCGGAGCAGCTTTATAGACAGGAGCTGGAGGAACTGGCTCAGTTGGAGCAGGACGACGGGGTACGGCGACAGACCGGCTCTACCTGGACGGATCTGGCTGATGTGCTGGTTGCCCAAGGCGAGTACAGCAAGGCCAAAGAAGCCTATCAGGCATCCTTGGATATAAAAGCCAAGATAGATGATGTGCGCGGTACTGCTGTAGTGATGGGCCAGCTCGGCACCTTGGCCAAGAATCAAGGCGAGCTGGCTGAAGCGGAGGAGCGGTACAAGGAAGCAATTGCTCTCTTTCAGAGTATCGGCGAACCAAAGCATGAGGCTATCTATACGCACCAGCTGGGCATGGTCTATCAGCAGGCAAAGCACTGGAAGGCAGCAGAGCAGGCATATCGGCAGGCCGCCCGACTGAAGGAGGAGCAGGGGATGCTGGGCGGCAGCGTGAGTGCTGGCAATAGCTGGCAGCAGCTCGCCCAAGTCTGCATGCTCACAGACCGTTTGGCAGAGGCCGAACAGTGGTACAACAAGGCATTGGCAGCCTTCAAAGCAGGGAAAGACTGGCCTCGTGTCGCTACAACCCTCAGCAATCTTGCCAGCCTTTTGGCTGATAACCCGGCCCGCCTGGACGAGGCCCGTGGCTATGCTGAGGAATCACTTGCCATTAAGGAAACCCTTGACCCGGCAGCAGCGCAGATATGGAAGACCTACAA is drawn from Candidatus Electrothrix aestuarii and contains these coding sequences:
- a CDS encoding alpha-amylase family glycosyl hydrolase, with the translated sequence MEIIKITMQQLILLLLFFSLSFADVWMGNLKLYDAEVWPEGRAGNYGTVKYFLDEDKGEQVNLKVSVEVYSEGAPPDRVEVEAYTNLNRRDFTKIFESINEANQPDSYWVTKPMQLAKKSGNNYVYRTEFAVNKTGVYRLTTRFRINHGPWQWSRQFDGQRDAAIVVSPRKVLGLTLYEVNPLVIEAFPGNIQQNRSTFEDFTDHENDTFDPFNLSKLRKGMGFNTLWIMPIMPVTKERYNPELNRWVRNESPGSPYATRNYYAINGNLVSSGDELEAKREFQYLVQQADELDLNIFIDMAFNHSGRDVCFGRGGVELGFSRSASALIRYERPAWATSKRNYREHASSMSDLALFAPAERLGEHRWYDAGFDWYFGDYSALGPKSYIGDVSRGGAQDERDLMYTDLNPAGGYDSEVVNVWNYFAYVLPYWLKWTNNGLDGIRADFAQGLPSQAWEYIINKTRQVKWDFVFFAEVLDPDQVLYRTNRLFDVITTVDHYLYRSDTTSMSVLAASLEKEAGMFGYNAAVLHNGTSHDEQGNGNPWLMAARYAVTTASYGVPMVFMSQPLGIPYKIDFQSSWQNIKEWWDKENPKLVAFYKRLNEVRAAHPALRSTKRIFLRKKNGTGFNDDIFSVARWDENEVILVFINLRNHMVNAETFVVPPNLPLHGQYQAVNLVADDPDAPLWPQPQSADALRENGIFVQFRYPNEVQYLALRKVD
- a CDS encoding UvrD-helicase domain-containing protein, which gives rise to MSYIADLHIHSRYSRATSKASNLHGLAAWAAIKGIDVVATGDFTHPGWFAHLADNLEPAEPGLFRLKEQPDYAELAPILPPGMQPDCSQIRFLLSAEISSIYKRGGKVRKIHNLLYVPDLDAARRINSKLAGIGNLESDGRPILGLDSKILLEILLDQAPEGFLVPAHIWTPWFSLFGSKSGFDSIEECFDDLSSEIFALETGLSSDPEMNRHISALDRFSLISNSDCHSPSKLGREVNIFAAELSFPALKEALRNPVDAEGQQRFQATVEFYPEEGKYHCDGHRKCGVCLEPAQTVEAEGICPQCGRPMTIGVLYRVMELADRDKPQWPQGSPAVHSLIPLAEVLGELFSCGPATKKVGTVYGKLITTFGSEFTILLDTPIGELNTASPLLGTAIQRVRENKVIRKPGFDGEFGVIRVFAEDEQEQLAGQLNLFGMTPARTRRKKKANRTVISRKKSLVSPMQAKRALNPEQQAAVDSEAQRIIVQAGPGTGKTHTLVQRVLRLLEAGQSAITVITFTNKAAEELRQRLAAVREGAEQAVRVDTFHGFCLHWLRRHDPALQLAGPEMRAWVFRRQYPQFSERERRQLRQEAGLFLAEQAALPEPGACPLPLQAYFQYLREHTLLDLDEIVPACTALLQTDAGFAEELRQATAHLLVDEFQDLNAAQYELVRLLAETATVFAIGDPDQAIYGFRGSRPAWFHRFIAEQEPEFHQLTTNYRSGANILRAAVAVIAGNHEEDTVGATPCIRPCPPDRHRGLSLLQHILTTGIIFRALAPSARAEASYIAGQVQQLLGGTSHREIDRLIDGPGTGGSLALSDIAVLYRTSAQAGVIAQALAERGIPCQVVDMQPFYLRGELKPIAYWCLLAGGRIDAAELLFLLGQEKGIGARGLAAAEAVLSEHPDKEPLPALADAVNAGNADLPKPVQQSIKAMEKLAALLAEQESVAKAVDLLYAQYPLDYETAVSASELDQEAAELVRFYQMAASSPSLAAFAQHLRRHQDSLIYDDRAEAVLLTTLHAAKGLEFRAVFLVGCEEGLLPLTPRTELSPEAEQEHLAEERRLFFVGMTRAAEVLYLTGASERPGFTGLEQRIPSRFLNDIPPDLLRSPPSPGKKRKKRAGKQLSLF
- a CDS encoding tetratricopeptide repeat protein gives rise to the protein MSIELQLTFTDATHVMVSLLGDNPDTSPPAEFINPLEEKDLNELRWYLEDYGTSYAAEPDDVRAVAVQEQLPVWGTALFEAALDNERKAAKLFDRFLESGEEGRVLSIAADEPAVLTLPWELLHTPGGSFLVNENPPISIRRGLPGAGDARTPQPRAPKPNLHLLFIVSRPDGASFIDPRRDADAVLSALAKQEQARVEVEFLRPPTLDALRRRLRDTRLPTVDIIHFDGHGVFGKDSEADRGGKGDDIKGDGAATDRQQGWLLFEDKEGGKDRVAAEKFGQLLHQNHAGLVVLSACQSAAMDSKDPMSGVAARLVHAGIPAVIAMTHSVLVSTAEQLFAEFYSSLFQGCTVARSLDEARHDLLFNPERGIRLRGAGLAEEFKLDLHDWFLPALYQSGQDMALLSAEVSESPEARPALLSNLPEPQPSGFFGRSRELWQIERAFAVEDCRRFSITGFGGQGKTALALEAGRWLLRTHLFERVCMISYAAYQGSDPVSMAIATMSAVFEESLVDADAARASLAQTPTLLILDNLESLAADNTLGELLDAALPWSEAGASRVLLTSRQPDCNHPGYPLAGDYRHQTLALQGLQPHDSVDWFDSLRRLPPKTRLKRPRRDVLINLFRKVGFHPLSISLLAQQLKVRGPADVGERLEALLEEQPVNQADRSLLASLELSIEQLPAQCREWLPRLGVFQGGCLEEMIEHVTGLKEADWQELRNHLLIAGLMQAERVADSDVTFLRFHPTLAPALWQRLAKEEQDKLLQGYWQAYYGLSNELYKMDRTNPHAARALARCELPNLLRAVHVALQAGEAEEGVDFADSVNKFLRNFGLRRDAEELTEEAGKAGGTVGSQAWFLSQSNKGEQLRQNGQPKAAAEVFADILAGLEKTPSYERCLTLGMLGRCHKDQGQPAQAEQLYRQELEELAQLEQDDGVRRQTGSTWTDLADVLVAQGEYSKAKEAYQASLDIKAKIDDVRGTAVVMGQLGTLAKNQGELAEAEERYKEAIALFQSIGEPKHEAIYTHQLGMVYQQAKHWKAAEQAYRQAARLKEEQGMLGGSVSAGNSWQQLAQVCMLTDRLAEAEQWYNKALAAFKAGKDWPRVATTLSNLASLLADNPARLDEARGYAEESLAIKETLDPAAAQIWKTYNILARIADQQGDSSQAAEYRSKAERAFAPYRGGE